CATCCGACCTAATTGTCACAGCCATCAACAATCAGCCTCCAGCTTTTATCAgcatcaatcacatcaatTACATCAAAATGACTGAGGTTTCCTCGACCAGACTGTATCTGGGAAATCTCCCTCGCAGTGGTAAGCTGATCCGATATCTTCAATTGGCATGCGACACCCAGACAATCCACTCGCTAACCATTTCTGCCTCTCAATAGCAACCAAAGCTGATGTTGAAGCTCATTTCAACACGCATGGCACTGGCGAAATCACCGAGATTAAACTTATGAATGGATTCGGATTCATCGAATACAAGGATGCAATGGATGCGCGCGACGTCGTTCCTGGTAAGGAAATCAACAATCACCCCCAACTCATCTCGATCCCGAACGTAATTAATAACATACTCTCCTTCACAGCCTTCCACGGTTCCGACTTTATGGGCGAACGCTTGACTGTACAATTCGCTCGTGGTACTCGTAACAGAGATACTTTTGCCAATAACCCTGAGCGAACTGCTCCTCGTCCCAGACGTACCCCTCATCGAATGCAAATCTCTGGACTTCCAGGTGAGACCAGCTGGCAGGTCTGTTTACCCCGTTCCTTCATCCGGACTCATGGATCTCAATCATTGCTATTTGGACTATATACCACATCATAATCGTTTTGGACGCCTTTCCTCCATGCATACCGTCACTGGCCAAGTTACCATTGTAATCCTGGTCAGCGACGCGCTTGTTACTCTTCATACCATAACAAATATGCAAGTGCATTTGCGCGGGCGACTAGGATTTCATGGACACATACAAACGTTAATCGCTATTCGCCCTTTTTATCATGTCTCGACTCCCTTTTTGCTATCATTGCTTGCTATTGCCCTTGCACAACCGGATCATGGTCATTGTGGCGCTGGAAAGATGGTCTACCTCTGGAAGGTGAATCTGCGCTACCTTTAATAAGGGGAGATTCCTGGCTACTAATTCAAGGGCAACATCCATCCTTTGGCGTTTATAAAAAGCTCAACAGTCCAGGACAACAACTTACGTGGATTTCTGGATATAGGATCTTAAAGACTTCGCTCGTCAATCCAGCCTCGATGTCGTTTATTCGGAAACTGGTCGTGACCGTGATGGTAAAGGGTAAGTCACTTCTGAATAAATTTAGATTGGATAACTATTAACTTTTGACCATACAGAAGCTTTGTCGAATTCGAAACTGCTGCAGATTTAAAGACTGCCGTTGAAAAGCTCGACGGTCGTGAATTCAAAGGTGCTCGAGTCACTTGCACTGCTGATGtgagatttatttatttc
The sequence above is drawn from the Botrytis cinerea B05.10 chromosome 11, complete sequence genome and encodes:
- the Bcnpl3 gene encoding Bcnpl3; protein product: MTEVSSTRLYLGNLPRSATKADVEAHFNTHGTGEITEIKLMNGFGFIEYKDAMDARDVVPAFHGSDFMGERLTVQFARGTRNRDTFANNPERTAPRPRRTPHRMQISGLPGETSWQDLKDFARQSSLDVVYSETGRDRDGKGSFVEFETAADLKTAVEKLDGREFKGARVTCTADVRFIYFLLYTS
- the Bcnpl3 gene encoding Bcnpl3, which produces MTEVSSTRLYLGNLPRSATKADVEAHFNTHGTGEITEIKLMNGFGFIEYKDAMDARDVVPAFHGSDFMGERLTVQFARGTRNRDTFANNPERTAPRPRRTPHRMQISGLPGETSWQDLKDFARQSSLDVVYSETGRDRDGKGSFVEFETAADLKTAVEKLDGREFKGARVTCTADTQPDIPRDRARSRSPMPRGRPYPIDDYDRRGPPRGYSPRRDAYRDRSPPRRAYYDDDRGRYGRSPPPRPRGPIDDYPPPRRGGFDDPYRRDYPPADPYVNGHGRPPYDRPPPRDYPPRDAGYADDGYRRGRYW
- the Bcnpl3 gene encoding Bcnpl3 is translated as MTEVSSTRLYLGNLPRSATKADVEAHFNTHGTGEITEIKLMNGFGFIEYKDAMDARDVVPAFHGSDFMGERLTVQFARGTRNRDTFANNPERTAPRPRRTPHRMQISGLPGETSWQVCLPRSFIRTHGSQSLLFGLYTTS